Proteins encoded by one window of Cloeon dipterum chromosome 2, ieCloDipt1.1, whole genome shotgun sequence:
- the LOC135937276 gene encoding chymotrypsinogen B-like isoform X2, translating to MLNDRFNPICLFNQGRSINSRQTLQNDLATRFAKKGTQCFSDTIYREYCNILETIICSDDFESDYLVTIVGSRFFLRALTQSAIQEQPISYTSRHYQIFKRYFYSDIVADIPTIISASCDLAMMPIATDSPPKINFDNKTMGPSFPGCGMIVNGANRRPKRSDVDGYIHKGEPAARGRSPWHASLSKIKYGFLWRDFCGATLITERAAITAAHCLFDEGELLFPAKILVTFESFDLSARSDFERQTLKVTGRGFTENYTLPDTVRTADLRIASYQECFESNRKMASTYLKPNQNFCAGHPKNGTNVCNGDSGSGLIIQNEGKFYLRGIVSFGPTRKVKVEGQDLFACNPFQFSVFTDITFYLKWIAQSVPDLNKPTSYL from the exons ATGTTGAACGACCGATTCAACCCAATTTGCTTATTTAACCAAGGGAGGTCTATCAATTCTCGTCAAACAttgcaa AATGATTTGGCTACCAGATTCGCAAAGAAGGGCACACAGTGCTTTTCAGATACAATTTATAGAGAGTACTGCAATATTttggaaacaataatttgcTCCGATGATTTTGAAAGTg ACTATCTTGTCACCATAGTGGGAAGTCGTTTTTTTCTCCGGGCTTTAACGCAAAGCGCTATTCAAGAACAACCTATTTCTTATACAAGTCGTcactatcaaatttttaagcggTACTTTTACTCCGATATCGTGGCAGACATACCAACTATAATTTCCGCTTCATGCGATCTGGCAATGATGCCGATTGCTACTGATAGTCCCCCAAAAATCAACTTTGACA ATAAAACCATGGGACCTAGTTTCCCAGGCTGCGGAATGATTGTAAATGGAGCTAATCGAAGACCGAAGAGGAGCGATGTCGATGGCTACATCCACAAAGGAGAACCTGCAGCACGTGGCAGGAGTCCATGGCACGCGAGtctctccaaaattaaatatggatTTCTCTGGAGAGACTTCTGTGGTGCCACTCTGATAACTGAAAGAGCTGCAATTACAG CTGCTCATTGCTTATTTGACGAGGGCGAGTTACTTTTCCCGGCTAAAATTTTGGTCACCTTCGAATCTTTTGACTTGTCTGCTCGCAGCGACTTTGAAAGGCAAACGCTTAAG gtgACTGGAAGAGGGTTTACTGAAAACTACACACTGCCCGATACTGTACGAACTGCTGACTTGAGAATTGCTTCGTATCAAGAGTGCTTTGAGAGCAACAGAAAAATGGCATCAACATATCTAAAGCCAAATCAGAATTTCTGTGCTGGTCACCCGAAAAATG GTACCAATGTTTGCAACGGTGACAGTGGTAGTGGACTGATTATCCAGAACGAAGGGAAGTTCTACTTGCGCGGAATCGTTAGTTTCGGGCCTACTAGAAAAGTGAAAGTGGAAGGACAAGATTTGTTTGCCTGCAACccgtttcaattttctgtttttactgacattactttttatttgaaatggatAGCGCAGAGCGTGCCAGATTTAAACAAACCAACTTCATATTTGTAA
- the LOC135937276 gene encoding coagulation factor IX-like isoform X1 has translation MLNDRFNPICLFNQGRSINSRQTLQNDLATRFAKKGTQCFSDTIYREYCNILETIICSDDFESDYLVTIVGSRFFLRALTQSAIQEQPISYTSRHYQIFKRYFYSDIVADIPTIISASCDLAMMPIATDSPPKINFDNKTMGPSFPGCGMIVNGANRRPKRSDVDGYIHKGEPAARGRSPWHASLSKIKYGFLWRDFCGATLITERAAITAAHCLFDEGELLFPAKILVTFESFDLSARSDFERQTLKPDGYMIYPRYRHSHRTFEHDIAILIFSREKKVRINDVVRPACLWNDDNDFTFIVNKTGTVTGRGFTENYTLPDTVRTADLRIASYQECFESNRKMASTYLKPNQNFCAGHPKNGTNVCNGDSGSGLIIQNEGKFYLRGIVSFGPTRKVKVEGQDLFACNPFQFSVFTDITFYLKWIAQSVPDLNKPTSYL, from the exons ATGTTGAACGACCGATTCAACCCAATTTGCTTATTTAACCAAGGGAGGTCTATCAATTCTCGTCAAACAttgcaa AATGATTTGGCTACCAGATTCGCAAAGAAGGGCACACAGTGCTTTTCAGATACAATTTATAGAGAGTACTGCAATATTttggaaacaataatttgcTCCGATGATTTTGAAAGTg ACTATCTTGTCACCATAGTGGGAAGTCGTTTTTTTCTCCGGGCTTTAACGCAAAGCGCTATTCAAGAACAACCTATTTCTTATACAAGTCGTcactatcaaatttttaagcggTACTTTTACTCCGATATCGTGGCAGACATACCAACTATAATTTCCGCTTCATGCGATCTGGCAATGATGCCGATTGCTACTGATAGTCCCCCAAAAATCAACTTTGACA ATAAAACCATGGGACCTAGTTTCCCAGGCTGCGGAATGATTGTAAATGGAGCTAATCGAAGACCGAAGAGGAGCGATGTCGATGGCTACATCCACAAAGGAGAACCTGCAGCACGTGGCAGGAGTCCATGGCACGCGAGtctctccaaaattaaatatggatTTCTCTGGAGAGACTTCTGTGGTGCCACTCTGATAACTGAAAGAGCTGCAATTACAG CTGCTCATTGCTTATTTGACGAGGGCGAGTTACTTTTCCCGGCTAAAATTTTGGTCACCTTCGAATCTTTTGACTTGTCTGCTCGCAGCGACTTTGAAAGGCAAACGCTTAAG CCAGATGGCTATATGATTTACCCTCGATATCGTCACTCGCATCGAACTTTTGAGCATGATATTGCTATCTTGATTTTCTCCCGAGAAAAGAAGGTGCGAATCAATGATGTCGTGAGGCCAGCTTGTTTGTGGAACGATGATAatgattttacttttattgtcAACAAAACTGGAACG gtgACTGGAAGAGGGTTTACTGAAAACTACACACTGCCCGATACTGTACGAACTGCTGACTTGAGAATTGCTTCGTATCAAGAGTGCTTTGAGAGCAACAGAAAAATGGCATCAACATATCTAAAGCCAAATCAGAATTTCTGTGCTGGTCACCCGAAAAATG GTACCAATGTTTGCAACGGTGACAGTGGTAGTGGACTGATTATCCAGAACGAAGGGAAGTTCTACTTGCGCGGAATCGTTAGTTTCGGGCCTACTAGAAAAGTGAAAGTGGAAGGACAAGATTTGTTTGCCTGCAACccgtttcaattttctgtttttactgacattactttttatttgaaatggatAGCGCAGAGCGTGCCAGATTTAAACAAACCAACTTCATATTTGTAA